The Deinococcus hopiensis KR-140 sequence TGAGCTTGCCCGACTGCACCAGCGTGTCTTCCAGGCGGCCGCCCCCGGTGTTTTGCTTGCGCAGCGCCGTGTCGATCTCGTCCACCGTGGAAAAGCCAAGCTCCACGATGACCTCGCCGAGCGGTTTGACCTTGCCGCCACGCGCCTGCACCTGCAGCGCCTCGCGCAGCTGCGCCCGGGTCAGGGTGCCCTGCTGGACCATCTGCTCGCCCAGACGCACGCGCTGCGGGTAGTAACGTTCGATCAGCGCTTCCACGTCGCGGGGCTTGGCCAGCACGAGGTTGACCGGCTGCCCGACAAGCGCCTCGATGTCCTCCCGGCGGCGGGGATCGGAGGCTGCCACCGACAGCCCCTGCGGGGTCTCCTCGAGGGGCACCGCCGAGAGCCGCAGCGCGTCGGCACGCAGCATGCTGCCCAGCACGTCCTCACCGGGATGAACGCTCCCCGGCACGCTGAGGTAAGGCACGCCGGCCTGCTCGGCCAGCACCTCGTACAGCTGGTCTTCGGTCAGCAGCCCCCGCGCCACCAGGACCGCCTCCAGCCCCTCACCGCTCTGCTGCTGCGCTTCGACGGCCTCCTGCAGCTGCGCCTCGGTCAGCAGGCCCTTGCCCAGCACAATCTGCCCGAAGGAACTGAAGCCGCGCCGGTCCTCGCTGGCCTCCGCGGGCGTGACCGGGGTGAGCCCCAGTTCGGGGTAGTAGGTGGCGAGCGACCACTGCACGTGCTCGCGCAGCGCCTGGTACGGCTCGATCTCCAGACCACTGTCGTCTTCCAGCGCCTCAATGGCGGCGTTTGACAGGGGATCGACGAGCGCCACGCGCAGGGTGCCGTTCTCGAGGGCAAAGGGAAACGCCTGCATCTGCATCGCCGTTTGCGCCCGCACCGCCGCCAGCGCCTGGGCCTCGGGGATCACGACGAGCAGGTTGACAAGCGGAATGCCCAGCGATTCCTCGATGGCGCGGGCAATGCGCTTTTCGGCCACCTGGCCGGAATCGATCAGGATGTCGGCCAGTCGCCCGCCAACTTCGGCGTGGCGCACCAGCGCTTTTTGCAGGTCCGTGTCGCTCACGTACCCCTGTTCGAGCAAGATGGCGCCCAGGCGCCGGTCACCGATGGAAAGAGCCACTTCATGTCCTCCGTATGCGCTGCCAAAGTCTGTGCAGGTGTGATGGGTGCGGCTGGCCGAACTTCAGGGCGTCCACCTCAGGTTCTCCAGTCGTGGCCGTAGCGTTTCAAGACCGCGCGTTCGAGCCGCCGGGCCGCGCGGGTGTGCGGCAGGGCATTGACGGCCAGGGGACGCACGAGGATGGTGTGCATCCCTGACAGGTTGCCACCCAGCACGTCGGTGAATAGTTGATCGCCCACCATCCCCACCTGGTGCGCGGGCAGGCCGATCCGCTCCAGCGCCTGCCGAAAGGACCGGGGATGGGGTTTGCCCGCCATCCCGACGCCTTCAAAGCCCAGCCGCTCCAGCCAGAAGCGGGCGCGCGAAGTCGTGGCGTTGCTGAGCAGGTACATCCGGGTACCCGCGCGGCGCAGTTCGGCGGCCCAGGTCATCACGTCCGCGCGCTCCTCGTAGCTGCCGTAGGGAATCAGCGTATTGTCGAGGTCCAGCAGCAGCCCGCGCAGTCCGCGCGCCGCCAGAAACTCGGGGGTGATGGCGCGCACGTGGTCCAGCACGTCCGCCGGGCGCAGCAGGCTCACGCCTGGTCTCCGGTCCGGGCGGCAGGCACAGGCCGGCCAATCACGGCCCACATCCGCCCCGTGCGCCCCGCGTCTCGCCGGTACGAGTAGAAGTCGGGTTCGGTGGAGCAGCGCCCGCTGAGCCAGATGGACTCGGGGCTCAGCCCCGCCTCCAGCAGGGCAGTCCGGTTGGCCCCCGCGAGATCAAGGTGGGGCTGACCGTCCCGCTCCAGCACGTGGGCGCCCAGCCCGGCTTCCCGAAACTGCCGCGCCACGTCACCTCCCACCGGGTAACGCTCGCCGCAGATGCCGGGGCCAACGGCGGCGCGAATGCAGGCCACGTCTGCTCCGCGCGCCACCATCGCCTCCACGGTCCGCGCCGCAATCCGCCCCAGTGTGCCGCGCCAGCCTGCGTGCGCCGCGCCCACCACACCCGCCGCCTCGTCGGCGAGCAGCACGGGAAAGCAGTCGGCCGTGCCGATGGCGAGCAGCAGCCCGGCCTGGGCCGAGACGAGCGCGTCGCCCTCCTGCACCCCGGGGCGGGCCTCCCGCACCTCCAGGCCGTGAACCTGGTTCAGCCGGGCCACCCGCTCAGGCCCGAAGCCCAGGGCCTGCGTCAGTCGGCGGCGGTTCTCGGCCACGGCCCGGGGATCGTCCTCACGGTCATCGAGGTTCAGACCGCCTTCAGTAGACGCGGCGTAAACACCGGTAGAAACGCCACCCGAACGCGTGGTGAACGCGTGCGGCAGGGACAGCACCGGGGCATGCAGCAGCATCAGGGAGGCAGTATCGCGTTTCATCTCTCACCAGATTCTGACGCGTCAATCCCCCACCGGGGGTCACCCCCATCACGCCTTAAGGTCTCCCCTTTTGCACCCGCTTCAACATCGCTCCCCGCCGCGTTGCTACAGTCGCCCTCATGAGCGTAACAGTGGACCTTTCCGGCAAGACCGCCCTGGTGATGGGCGTCGCCAACGCCCGCAGCCTCGGCTGGGCCATCGCCGAACAACTCCTCGCAGCGGGCTGTCAGGTGGGCTTTTCCTACCAGGGTGAGCGCCTGAAACCCGAACTCGACAAGCTCTTGGTGGGCCGCGAAGGCGTGTGGTCCCAGCAGGCCGACGCCACAGTGGAAGAAGACCTGACGTCCCTCTTCGGCCGCGTGAAGGAAGAGTTCGGGCACCTGGACTACCTGGTTCACTCCATCGCCTTTGCGCCGCGATCCGCCATGGAAGGCCGCTTCGTGGACACCACGCCTGAGGACTGGAACACGGCCCTCACGGTAAGCGCCTACACGCTGGTCAGCACCGCCCGGCATGCCGAGCCCCTGCTGCGCTCGGGCGGCTCCATCATCAGCCTGACGTACCACGCCTCCCAGAAGGTGGTGCCCAAGTACAACGTGATGGGCGTGGCGAAGGCGGCGCTGGAGGCCGCCACCCGTTACCTCGCGGCCGAACTGGGCGGGGCGGGCATCCGGGTGAACACGGTCAGCGCCGGACCGATGCGGACCATTGCCGCGCGCTCCATTCCCGGCTTCGGCACGATGTACGAGAAGGCCGCCGCCAGCGCGCCCCTGGGCCGCAACGCGACGCCCGAGGAGGTGGGCAAGCTCTCGCTCTTCCTGCTCTCGGACCTGGGCAGCGGCGTGACCGGCCAGACGGTGTATGTGGACGCCGGATCGAGCATCATGAGCATGAAGCTGGACTGAGCGCCCCTTCCCTTCTGGAAGAGCCGCGAAAGACAGCGCCGGTTAAGCTGTCACCCATGAACAACCCCTCGACAGCGCTCGTGCTGCTGACCACGCAGCGCCATCATCTGGAGTCCCGGCCGGACGAGCGGGCCGTGGCACGCCTGTGGCGGATGCGGGTGGAGGCGGCGCGCGCGGTGGGGCAGGTGATCGTGCACGTGCAGTGGGACGGCGCGCCCGGGACCCTCGGCGAGACCTTTTCTCGCGGCTGGGTGCACCATCCCGACTTCCGGGTGGAGGAACGCGACCTGCGGGTGCGGGCGCGGGGGGAAGACGCCTTTGCGGGCAGCGACCTCGACACCGACCTGCGCCGCGCCGGGGTGCGGCACCTCGAACTCCTCGCGCTGCCGGGAGCGGAGGTGCTGGACGCCACCGCCGAGTCGGCGCGCGAGCTGGGCTACGGGGTGACGGTACCCGGTGACCTGCCCCGCGTGCCGCCCGTCCGCACGGTCCGCGATCAGCAGGAACCCGGCGCGTAAACGGCCATCCCGCAGGCAGCGGCAAGACAATCTCTTTTTGGAAAGTGCTTTAAGCGCTACAGTGGCCGGCGTGACGTGGCTGAAGCCGGTGGGCATCGACGAGAACGCGCAGGAGGCGTTCAGCGACTTTTTGGGGCAGCTGGAGACCCGTCTGGCCGACCCGGCCACGGACCGGTACAGGCTGGTGAGGGACGTGCTGGCCGAAGTGATGTATGGCCGTGAGTACGCGCAGCTCCTCGTGGACGCGCCGATGGCCGCGCTGAATCTCGACGCCCGCAACGTCACCTTTGAGGCCGAGTACTACATGGCGACGGACGAGGCGAAGTTCGGCGCCGTCAAGCCGCTGCTGTGGCTGTGGAAGAACCTGGACCTGACGCCGTTCGGGCAAAACCCGGTCACCGGCATTCCAATGCGCCGCATCCTGGCCGGGCACATCTTCAGGCGGGTGGGCCGCAACTTCAAATGCTGGCAGAACGTGGAGTTCTCGGTGGGCTACAACATGGACGTCGGCGACGACGTGGTTATCCATCGGCACGTCCTGCTCGACGACATCGGCGGCATTGAGCTGCACGACGGCGCGTCGGTCAGCGACTACGTGAACATCTACAGCCACACGCACTCGGTGCTGGACGGCCCCGACGTCACGCTGCGCAAAACGGTCATCGGGCGAGGCGCGCGCGTCACCTACCACGCCACCATCCTCGCGGGCAGCGTGGTCAGCGACGACGCCATGCTCGCCACCCACGCCCTGCTGCGCGGCGATATTCCGCCCCACGGTATCGCCATGGGCATTCCCGCCAAGGTCACGCGCTACAAGCTGCGGAGCGAGCAAGAATATGGGGTGGACGCCCGAACCCACCCGCACGGGCCCGGGCGCAAGGCCAACCCCTCCTTTCCCGAACCCACCCCCAATCAGACGCGCAAGCCGACCCTGGAGGAGATGGGCGAGGGTTAAGCGCCATGTGCCCGGTGCCCCTGGCCTGTTTTACACTCGGTTCATGACCAAGCGCAGCAAGGTGTTCGTTCCGGTCCTCGTCACGGCGGCCACCGTGGGCGTCGCGGCGGGAACCGTATATGTGGTCCGCCACCGGGGTGACGAGGTGAAGGGCTTTTTTGTGGGGCAGGCGCTGGAGCGCCCCGCTGAACGCCTGAGCTACGCCGACCTCGGCCAGCGGCTCGAACGCGCCGGATTGCGGCTGGCTGGACGGGCCGCTCGGGCGGCGGACACCGGCGCGAACCGGGCGGTCCTCACCCACGTGATTGGCATCGAGCGCTGGGGCCAGAATCGCCTGCGGGTCGCCCTGGGGCAGCGCGGGTACGTGCGCGACGAGCACCACCCCTACAAGCCCGGGGCGGGCGCGACGCTGCGCGAGTTGCAGGATGTCCTCTCGCAAACGCGCTCGCAGACGGTGGACCTCGCGCGCCAGCTTCACGCTGCCCCGCCCGCTGGGGGCACCACCGTGGAACACAACGGCCTGGGCCCGTTGACCCCCAAGGCATGGCTGCGTTACCTGACCCAACATGCCGATCTCGAAACGCGGCGGCTGCGCGGCGAGCGTTGAGCACGGCGCACCTCGCCCAGCCGGGTTGAACCGAGGATCAACGGCGAGAGGCTGAGGGCCGCAGAGGAAGAACCCCGGGATAACCCCCACCATGCTGCAAAGTTGTAAGACGCGCTGAACTAGAGTTTAAGGCGATGAGCGTCTTACAGGCATTACTCGGATTCATGGTGAAGACGGGAGCGAGCGACATCCACCTGCGGCCTGGGAGCGCGCCCGCTGCCCGCGTCAACGGCGAGATCACCCGTTTCGGTGAGGACCGGCTGACCCCAGAACACGTCCAGGCCTTCGCCCAGGAAATGATGAACCGCCCTGGCCAGTGGGAAGACTTCATGGCCCGCCGCGACGCCGACTTCGCCTACGGCATCGCGGGCCTGGCCCGCTTCCGCGTCAATGCCTACTTTCAGCGCGGCACGGTCGGGCTGATTATGCGCGTGATCGAGGACAAGGCCATTCCCTCCTTCGAGGACCTGGGCCTCCCCATCCCCACCTTCGAGCATCTGGCCGTTCAGGAGCGTGGGCTGGTGCTGGTGACCGGTCCCACCGGCTCGGGCAAGACCACCACGCTGGCCTCGCTGATCGACCACATCAACGCCACCTCCGCCGTGAACATCGTGACGCTCGAAGACCCCGTGGAGGTGCTGCACCGCGACAAGAAGGCCATGGTCTCGCAGCGGGAACTGGGCCAGGACACCCTCAGCTTCACCGCCGGGCTGCGCGCCGCCATGCGTCAGGACCCCGACGTGATCCTGATCGGCGAGATGCGCGACAAGGAAACGGTGGAAGCCGCCCTGTCTGCCGCGCAGACGGGTCACCTCGTGTTTTCTACCCTGCATACCCAAGACGCCGTACGCACCGTCAACCGCATCATCGATTTCTTCGCGCCCCACGAGCGCGAGCAGATCCGCCTCGGCCTTTCCGAGAGCATCGTCGGCATCGTCTCCCAGCGCCTGCTGCCGCGCAAGGGTGGGGGCCGCGTGCTGGGGATGGAGGTGCTGCTGGGCACACCGACGGTCCGCGACTGCATCAAGGACCCGGACCGCATCGACGAAATCAAGCAGGCCCTGCTGGAAGGCGGCGCGCGGGGGATGCACACCTTCGACCAGCACCTCGCCGAACTTGTGACCCAGGAGCTGATGACCCAGGAAGAGGCCATTCAGTCGGCCACCAGCCCACACGAGCTGAAGATCATGCTGATGAAAAATCAATTCGCGTAGGGCAGGGAGGAGGGGGTCCGCGCTTTTTTCATGCTTCTGCGCTTGGCTTCTGTTCAAGGGAGGTGAGGGTGAGGTGGGCGGTCACCCCATACGGTTTCCGGATCATCCGTTCCCTTCGCTTCGGTGATTCGGCTCCTCTCCGTCGCCGTTTTTCCGGCTGCCTCCGCTCGGTGAATCAGTTGTGAAGGAACTGATTCACCGGAACCCTGATGACACGGGCTGAAGTCTATTTCGCTCCTTCCCGCTTGCTGCGCGCCCCATCCACCCACTCGGATGAAATTACTGCGCCGCTGCCGCTGGTTCACCTGGCGCCCGGATCATCCGTTCCATCCCCTCCGCTTCGGCGATTGCGCTCCTCTCCGTCCCCGTTTTTCCTGCTCGCTCCGCTCGGGTCAATCCGGATCAGGCACCTTCCCTCCGAGATGAGGGGGAAACTGAACGGGCGGGCGCAGAGGCCGCTGGGGCTCGGTGCCGGTTGGAGCGTGGCCGGCCCAGCCCTCCAGAAACTTCCGCACCTCGGCCTCCACCTTGGAAACGGGAATATAGGGCAGTTTGGCGGCGAGATGCAGCTGGGCGTCCAGCATATCGATCCTGTCCTTGACGCCCTTCGGCGCCTCGTCCTGACACGCCAGGCGGTGCAGGGCGCGGGTAACAAAAAACAACTGGGCCGGTTCCGCCCGCAGCAACGAGAGCAGCCAGGCCGCGTAAAGCCCGAAACCCGCTTCGCTCAACTCCCGCGGCCCCAGTTCACCCAGCGCCGTCAATATCCTTTCTCGGTGGCCGCCCGAAAGGCTGAGGTCCACCAGCGCCTCCGGCAATGCCCCCAGGTTCAGAATCTGGCGGTCTGCCCAGGCCACGACGTCTTGGGGTGTGATCAGGCCGCTCAGCAGAAGCTGACGGTAAAGACCCGCCTCATCCTTCAGGGCTGGGACTCCGCTCAAGCCTGCATTCCCCGGCCCTTGTTCATCCACGCTGGGGGCTTGGGCGCGAATCGGCCCAGGATGGTCCCCTGGTCGTAGGCGAGGTAGGCGCTGGCCCAGGGAAAGGTGGCGTTCAGCGCGCGGATGGCCTCGGGACTGCCCATACCGTGATCGAGCTGGTACATCACGAACTGCTCGGGCGTTTCCAGGCGCAGGTAGGTGGGCATGGCCCCGGCGTGCTCGTCGAGGATGCTCTGGAAGTCGCTCACGGCGTCGGGCGTCGCCGTTTCCAGATCGATGGTCACGTACATGACCTTGGGCACCTCGGCCAGTTGCTCCACGCTGACGACTTCCTCGGCAATCGCCCGCAGGCCGCCGTCCTCGGATTCCAGCTCCACGATCACGAGGGCAGGGGTGTCGTTGACCAGCTTCTCCTGAATCCGGTCATAGGCGCGCGAGAAGGCCACCAGCTCCGTTTGCCCCGACTCGTCGGCGAGGATAAAGCGGGCCATCATGCCGCCCGACTTGGTGGGCTTCTTGACCACGCTCTCGATCATGCCCGCCAGCACGGCCTTGACCCGCTTGCCAGGCGCGACGTTCTGGGTGGTGAACCAGGCGTCGAGGTCAGAGATGCGGCAGCTCGCCGCCTCGCGCAGTCCCTCGTGCTGCTCCAGTGGGTGGCCGGAGATATAGAGGCCCAGGGCTTCTTTCTCGATCGCGAGGCGTTGGAGGTCCGTGTAGGGCGTGACGTTCTGGCGCAGCTTCGGCTCGGGCGCGACTTCCTGCGCGCCGAAAAGGGCGTCCATGCCGCTGTTCGCCAGTGCCGCCGTTCCCTGCGCCCAGACCATCGCTTCTTCGAGGCTTTCCATCAGCTGGCAGCGCTCGCCGAAGCGGTCAAAGGCCCCGGACTTGACCAGGCTTTCCATCGCCTTGCGGTTGCACACCTTGTTCCCGAGGCGAGAGCAGAAGTCGGCCAGCGACTTAAAGGCCCCCGCCCGTTGCCGTTCCTCCAGAATCTTCTGCACGGCGGCTTCGCCCAGGCCCTTGATGGCGTACAGGCCGAAGAGGATCTCCTCGCCCTGTACGGCGAAGTCAGGGGCCGAACGGTTGATGTCTGGCGGCAGTACCCGCACGTCCATCTTCCGGGCGTCGCTGACATACTCAGCGACTTTATCGGAATCCCGCCTCTCGACGGTAAGGAGGGCGGCCATGAATTCAACGGGGTAGTTGGCTTTGAGCCAGGCCGTTTGGTAGGTGATTACACCGTAAGCTGCCGAATGTGATTTATTGAACCCATAGTTCGCAAATGCGTCCAGCAAATCGAATAACTTATTCCCCTCTTCTTTGGGCACGCCATTCTTTTCCGCGCCATCCACAAAGATTTGCCGCTGACGCTTCATTTCCTCGGCGTCTTTTTTCCCCATTGCGCGGCGCAGCAGGTCGGCGCCGCCCAGTGAGAACCCGGCCACCTCGGAAGCGATCTGCATAATCTGCTCCTGGTAAACGGGAATGCCGTAGGTTTCTTCCAGAATCTTTTCCAGCCAGCGGGCACTGTTGGGAAAGCCGTCCTTGACGTAGTCAACTTCTTCGGCGCCGTGGTGACGGCGCACATACGTCGGGATGTTTTCCATCGG is a genomic window containing:
- a CDS encoding YqeG family HAD IIIA-type phosphatase, which produces MSLLRPADVLDHVRAITPEFLAARGLRGLLLDLDNTLIPYGSYEERADVMTWAAELRRAGTRMYLLSNATTSRARFWLERLGFEGVGMAGKPHPRSFRQALERIGLPAHQVGMVGDQLFTDVLGGNLSGMHTILVRPLAVNALPHTRAARRLERAVLKRYGHDWRT
- the pgeF gene encoding peptidoglycan editing factor PgeF, translated to MKRDTASLMLLHAPVLSLPHAFTTRSGGVSTGVYAASTEGGLNLDDREDDPRAVAENRRRLTQALGFGPERVARLNQVHGLEVREARPGVQEGDALVSAQAGLLLAIGTADCFPVLLADEAAGVVGAAHAGWRGTLGRIAARTVEAMVARGADVACIRAAVGPGICGERYPVGGDVARQFREAGLGAHVLERDGQPHLDLAGANRTALLEAGLSPESIWLSGRCSTEPDFYSYRRDAGRTGRMWAVIGRPVPAARTGDQA
- a CDS encoding enoyl-ACP reductase FabI; amino-acid sequence: MSVTVDLSGKTALVMGVANARSLGWAIAEQLLAAGCQVGFSYQGERLKPELDKLLVGREGVWSQQADATVEEDLTSLFGRVKEEFGHLDYLVHSIAFAPRSAMEGRFVDTTPEDWNTALTVSAYTLVSTARHAEPLLRSGGSIISLTYHASQKVVPKYNVMGVAKAALEAATRYLAAELGGAGIRVNTVSAGPMRTIAARSIPGFGTMYEKAAASAPLGRNATPEEVGKLSLFLLSDLGSGVTGQTVYVDAGSSIMSMKLD
- a CDS encoding isochorismatase — its product is MNNPSTALVLLTTQRHHLESRPDERAVARLWRMRVEAARAVGQVIVHVQWDGAPGTLGETFSRGWVHHPDFRVEERDLRVRARGEDAFAGSDLDTDLRRAGVRHLELLALPGAEVLDATAESARELGYGVTVPGDLPRVPPVRTVRDQQEPGA
- a CDS encoding acyltransferase, whose protein sequence is MTWLKPVGIDENAQEAFSDFLGQLETRLADPATDRYRLVRDVLAEVMYGREYAQLLVDAPMAALNLDARNVTFEAEYYMATDEAKFGAVKPLLWLWKNLDLTPFGQNPVTGIPMRRILAGHIFRRVGRNFKCWQNVEFSVGYNMDVGDDVVIHRHVLLDDIGGIELHDGASVSDYVNIYSHTHSVLDGPDVTLRKTVIGRGARVTYHATILAGSVVSDDAMLATHALLRGDIPPHGIAMGIPAKVTRYKLRSEQEYGVDARTHPHGPGRKANPSFPEPTPNQTRKPTLEEMGEG
- a CDS encoding DNA-binding protein; its protein translation is MTKRSKVFVPVLVTAATVGVAAGTVYVVRHRGDEVKGFFVGQALERPAERLSYADLGQRLERAGLRLAGRAARAADTGANRAVLTHVIGIERWGQNRLRVALGQRGYVRDEHHPYKPGAGATLRELQDVLSQTRSQTVDLARQLHAAPPAGGTTVEHNGLGPLTPKAWLRYLTQHADLETRRLRGER
- a CDS encoding PilT/PilU family type 4a pilus ATPase; the protein is MSVLQALLGFMVKTGASDIHLRPGSAPAARVNGEITRFGEDRLTPEHVQAFAQEMMNRPGQWEDFMARRDADFAYGIAGLARFRVNAYFQRGTVGLIMRVIEDKAIPSFEDLGLPIPTFEHLAVQERGLVLVTGPTGSGKTTTLASLIDHINATSAVNIVTLEDPVEVLHRDKKAMVSQRELGQDTLSFTAGLRAAMRQDPDVILIGEMRDKETVEAALSAAQTGHLVFSTLHTQDAVRTVNRIIDFFAPHEREQIRLGLSESIVGIVSQRLLPRKGGGRVLGMEVLLGTPTVRDCIKDPDRIDEIKQALLEGGARGMHTFDQHLAELVTQELMTQEEAIQSATSPHELKIMLMKNQFA